The Micromonospora sp. M71_S20 genome has a window encoding:
- a CDS encoding DUF4253 domain-containing protein — MIPDLSQLLSLLPPAALPPGRMVEPEDGGPPPYWLSDAPADPGLWARMRALHPESGLWPLLLSGLSSDESRPWADGEVRPADMSSPERHDVAELLARWWAGCTTVDEDETSAARAPYGRNWPGLVRPGDLTEAPDVLADECAEFLADGRTRLGLVPATRSADTLAVVGWSGPTNHTGDAGEISAVLRSWEDRFGVRVVGVGFATLNLSVAAPPTSTGHALAVAAEHFAFCPDNVWQGAGSLTAYAEELLGMHSWSFWWD, encoded by the coding sequence GTGATCCCGGACCTCTCCCAGTTGCTGAGTTTGCTACCGCCCGCGGCACTGCCGCCCGGCCGCATGGTGGAGCCGGAGGACGGCGGACCGCCGCCGTACTGGCTGAGCGACGCCCCCGCCGATCCGGGACTGTGGGCGCGGATGCGGGCGCTGCATCCGGAGTCCGGGCTGTGGCCGCTGCTGCTGAGCGGGTTGTCGAGCGACGAGAGCCGCCCGTGGGCCGACGGCGAGGTCCGTCCGGCCGACATGTCGTCGCCGGAGCGCCACGACGTGGCGGAACTGCTGGCCCGATGGTGGGCCGGCTGCACGACGGTCGACGAGGACGAGACGTCGGCCGCCAGGGCCCCGTACGGCCGGAACTGGCCCGGTCTCGTCAGGCCCGGCGATCTGACGGAGGCGCCCGACGTGCTCGCCGACGAGTGCGCGGAGTTCCTGGCGGACGGGCGGACGCGTCTCGGGCTCGTGCCGGCCACCCGCAGCGCGGACACCCTGGCCGTGGTGGGTTGGTCCGGCCCGACGAACCACACCGGCGACGCCGGGGAGATCTCGGCGGTGCTGCGCAGCTGGGAGGACCGGTTCGGCGTACGGGTGGTCGGCGTCGGCTTCGCCACCCTGAACCTCAGCGTCGCCGCGCCACCGACGTCCACCGGGCACGCCCTGGCGGTCGCGGCCGAGCACTTCGCCTTCTGCCCGGACAACGTCTGGCAGGGCGCCGGCTCGCTGACCGCCTATGCCGAGGAGCTTCTTGGCATGCACTCCTGGTCGTTCTGGTGGGACTGA
- a CDS encoding nucleotidyltransferase domain-containing protein yields MTAHMDADEVHAVLAALTDAGCRAWIGGGWGVDALVGHQTRTHRDLDLAIAAEQEAAALSALGRLGYVVETDWRPVRVEVAADGRGRVDLHPLTFDEAGDGHQAGLDGGSFRWPKGCFTTGTIAGRRVDCISVNQQLLFHSGYEPRDVDRADLAWLHRLAARPAPGDERRP; encoded by the coding sequence GTGACCGCACACATGGACGCCGACGAGGTCCACGCCGTCCTGGCCGCCCTCACCGATGCCGGGTGCCGGGCCTGGATCGGCGGCGGATGGGGCGTCGACGCGCTCGTCGGACACCAGACCCGTACGCACCGCGACCTGGACCTGGCCATCGCCGCGGAGCAGGAAGCCGCGGCGTTGAGTGCTCTCGGCCGGCTCGGCTACGTCGTCGAGACCGACTGGCGGCCGGTCCGCGTCGAGGTCGCCGCCGACGGGCGGGGGCGGGTCGACCTGCATCCGCTGACGTTCGACGAGGCCGGCGACGGCCACCAGGCCGGCCTCGACGGCGGCAGCTTCCGCTGGCCGAAGGGCTGCTTCACCACCGGCACCATCGCCGGTCGCCGGGTCGACTGCATCTCCGTCAACCAGCAGCTGCTGTTCCACAGCGGCTACGAACCGCGCGACGTGGACCGCGCCGACCTTGCCTGGCTGCACCGCCTCGCCGCGCGCCCGGCGCCCGGCGACGAGCGGAGACCCTGA
- a CDS encoding cyclopropane-fatty-acyl-phospholipid synthase family protein, with translation MNSQDRSTYLAAAAANLTFNSPLSEERVADLVRRLAPTGAGWRALDLGCGNGELLLRLCAAHGIAGDGVERDAERARLRATERGASDRVTFHSADAATWARPAHLVVNVGAGHIWGDAARALAALHRLTLPGGKLLFADGFYQASPGEQVRETFGDMPDLAGLAQLAVDAGFRPLHVAVSTLAEWDDFESDWRAGIERLGTPEARAFADERRVEYLTGYRDVVGFGWLILTPA, from the coding sequence GTGAACAGCCAGGATCGCAGTACGTACCTGGCCGCCGCCGCGGCCAACCTGACCTTCAACTCGCCGCTCAGCGAGGAGCGGGTGGCGGACCTGGTCCGGCGACTGGCCCCCACCGGGGCGGGTTGGCGAGCCCTGGACCTGGGCTGCGGCAACGGCGAGCTGCTCCTGCGGCTGTGCGCGGCCCACGGCATCGCCGGCGACGGGGTGGAGCGCGACGCCGAACGGGCCCGGCTGCGGGCGACGGAGCGGGGGGCCTCCGACCGGGTCACGTTCCACAGCGCTGACGCGGCCACCTGGGCCCGGCCCGCCCACCTCGTTGTCAACGTCGGGGCCGGCCACATCTGGGGCGACGCCGCGCGAGCCCTCGCCGCGCTGCACCGGCTCACCCTGCCCGGCGGCAAACTGCTGTTCGCGGACGGCTTCTACCAGGCCAGCCCCGGCGAACAGGTCCGCGAGACCTTCGGCGACATGCCCGACCTGGCCGGCCTGGCCCAGCTCGCCGTGGACGCGGGCTTCCGACCGCTGCACGTCGCCGTGTCCACCCTCGCCGAGTGGGACGACTTCGAGTCCGACTGGCGTGCGGGCATCGAACGCCTCGGCACGCCGGAGGCGCGCGCGTTCGCCGACGAGCGGCGCGTCGAATACCTCACCGGCTACCGCGACGTCGTCGGCTTCGGATGGCTGATCCTGACGCCGGCCTGA